A region from the uncultured Bacteroides sp. genome encodes:
- a CDS encoding porin has protein sequence MEEANVSSAFAPEYHVGVQANWQRNQFLGTAGVHFKKINGSKEKDYSETNNKAGQDEGISYTGRAVWMVLSKTKESGFHLGGAASYRTPKTTTGSLMPNTVRYSTTSLSYINKIKFLDTAPIIKVNHDLLLGTELAAFYKAFRFQGEYILNKTYRNENLPTENFSGFYVQAAYLLFGGQQKYSTSHGAFSQPSAGRSWGDVEVAARFDRIDLNGTEVKGGSANGWTLGLNYYATRRFKVQLNYSYVDNDKYASAFGQAAVGYKENGEIAYSGNEVDTTRGKGGNAYGILGVRLQLSF, from the coding sequence ATGGAAGAAGCGAATGTGTCTTCTGCTTTTGCTCCGGAGTATCATGTGGGAGTACAGGCTAATTGGCAGAGAAATCAGTTTTTAGGGACTGCCGGCGTGCATTTCAAGAAAATAAATGGAAGTAAAGAGAAGGACTATTCTGAAACAAACAATAAGGCAGGGCAGGATGAAGGCATTTCATACACGGGACGTGCCGTGTGGATGGTACTCTCGAAAACTAAAGAAAGCGGATTCCATTTGGGAGGGGCGGCCTCCTATCGTACTCCAAAAACAACAACGGGATCTTTAATGCCCAATACTGTGCGATATAGTACTACTTCATTATCGTATATTAATAAAATTAAGTTTCTGGACACAGCTCCTATTATTAAGGTTAATCATGATTTATTGCTGGGAACAGAGCTTGCCGCGTTTTATAAAGCTTTTCGTTTTCAAGGCGAATATATATTGAATAAGACGTATCGCAATGAAAACTTGCCTACGGAGAACTTTAGCGGCTTTTATGTTCAGGCGGCTTATCTCTTGTTTGGCGGACAGCAAAAATACAGCACATCTCATGGTGCATTTAGCCAACCTTCTGCCGGAAGAAGTTGGGGCGATGTGGAAGTGGCTGCCCGGTTTGACCGCATCGACCTGAACGGTACGGAGGTAAAGGGTGGTTCTGCCAATGGTTGGACACTTGGGTTGAACTACTATGCAACACGTCGTTTCAAAGTTCAGTTGAACTATTCTTATGTTGACAATGATAAATATGCCAGTGCTTTTGGGCAGGCTGCCGTAGGATACAAAGAAAATGGCGAAATAGCTTATAGCGGCAATGAAGTAGATACAACCAGAGGAAAAGGTGGTAATGCATATGGTATCTTGGGTGTTCGGTTGCAGTTAAGCTTCTGA
- a CDS encoding porin — MKKQLFAFSALCFMASHHAYALDPQSSTSTPAGKQLTLSSVEDNFKLSFSGRIQADGAMFFGEDYQPLGNGVGFRRIRLGTTAVFGDNLSGMMEVDFTDGGFSLKDCYIKYDLPHGLNLRAGNAKEGFSMDAMTSSAICCLWKKRMCLLLLLRSIMWEYRLIGREISF; from the coding sequence ATGAAGAAACAACTATTTGCTTTTTCTGCACTTTGTTTTATGGCCTCGCACCATGCGTATGCCCTTGATCCACAGTCTTCCACTTCTACCCCTGCCGGGAAACAGCTCACATTGAGTTCTGTAGAAGATAATTTTAAGCTTTCTTTTAGTGGGCGAATCCAAGCCGATGGAGCCATGTTCTTTGGCGAAGATTATCAACCTCTGGGTAATGGAGTTGGTTTCAGGCGAATTCGCCTTGGAACCACTGCTGTGTTCGGTGATAACTTGTCGGGAATGATGGAAGTTGATTTTACGGATGGCGGCTTCTCTCTAAAAGATTGCTATATAAAATATGATTTGCCTCATGGCTTAAACCTTAGAGCAGGTAATGCGAAAGAAGGATTTTCGATGGATGCTATGACCTCATCGGCGATCTGCTGTTTATGGAAGAAGCGAATGTGTCTTCTGCTTTTGCTCCGGAGTATCATGTGGGAGTACAGGCTAATTGGCAGAGAAATCAGTTTTTAG
- the prfB gene encoding peptide chain release factor 2 (programmed frameshift), producing the protein MITIEQLKDVKERTDALRRYLDIDGKKIQVEEEQLRTQAPGFWDDQKKAEAQMILVKSLQKWIDGYYEIKTQADELELAFDFYKDELLTEEEVDGAYAKTMEALENLELKNMLREEADQLGCVLKINSGAGGTESQDWASMLMRMYLRWAEDNGYKATISNIQDGDEAGIKTCTIQFEGDYAYGYLKGENGVHRLVRVSPYNAQGKRMTSFASVFVSPLVDDTIEVQINQAAISWDLFRSGGAGGQNVNKVETGVRLRYKYKDLETGEEEEILIENTETRSQLDNRENAMRLLRSQLYDRELQKRLAEQRKIEAGKKKIEWGSQIRSYVFDDRRVKDHRTNFQTSDVNGVMDGKIDGFIKAYLMEFSSEGEN; encoded by the exons ATGATTACTATTGAGCAACTTAAAGACGTGAAAGAACGCACTGATGCGTTGAGGAGGTACCTT GACATCGATGGGAAGAAAATTCAGGTCGAAGAAGAGCAATTAAGGACACAGGCCCCCGGCTTTTGGGATGACCAGAAAAAGGCGGAAGCGCAGATGATATTGGTGAAAAGCTTGCAGAAGTGGATTGACGGGTATTACGAAATAAAAACACAGGCTGATGAGTTAGAACTGGCTTTTGACTTTTATAAAGATGAGCTTCTTACCGAAGAAGAGGTGGACGGGGCTTATGCTAAAACAATGGAAGCGCTCGAAAATCTGGAGTTGAAAAATATGCTTCGTGAAGAAGCCGACCAGTTGGGCTGCGTGTTGAAAATTAATTCCGGAGCTGGTGGAACAGAAAGTCAGGATTGGGCGTCTATGTTAATGCGCATGTATCTTCGTTGGGCTGAAGACAACGGTTATAAAGCCACAATATCAAATATTCAGGATGGAGATGAAGCAGGAATTAAAACTTGCACTATTCAATTTGAAGGCGATTATGCTTATGGTTACCTGAAAGGAGAGAATGGGGTGCATCGTCTGGTTCGTGTATCTCCTTATAATGCTCAAGGTAAACGTATGACTTCTTTTGCATCGGTCTTTGTTTCTCCTTTGGTTGATGATACCATTGAAGTTCAAATTAATCAGGCAGCTATTTCGTGGGACTTGTTTCGCTCGGGCGGTGCCGGTGGGCAGAATGTAAATAAGGTAGAGACAGGCGTACGTTTACGCTATAAATACAAAGATCTCGAAACCGGAGAGGAAGAAGAGATACTTATTGAGAATACAGAAACCCGTTCGCAGTTAGATAACCGGGAGAATGCCATGCGTTTGCTGCGTTCACAATTATATGATCGTGAGTTGCAGAAACGATTGGCCGAGCAGCGTAAAATAGAAGCGGGAAAGAAGAAAATTGAATGGGGATCGCAAATACGGAGTTATGTATTTGATGATCGTCGAGTAAAAGACCACCGAACAAACTTCCAGACTTCCGATGTAAATGGAGTGATGGATGGAAAGATTGATGGTTTCATTAAAGCATATCTTATGGAGTTCTCCTCAGAAGGAGAAAACTGA
- a CDS encoding AMP-dependent synthetase/ligase codes for MTYHHLSVLVHRQAEKYGEKIALKYRDYEKAQWISVSWKQFSDTIKQAADALVALGVEEEENIGIFSQNKPECLYGDFSAFANRAVTVPLYATSSPSQAQYIINDAQIRFLFVGEQFQYDTAFSVFGLCHSLQKLIIFDCSVIKNPRDISSIYFDELLELGAGLTHYAVVKERTARANGNDLANILYTSGTTGEPKGVMLHHSCYLEAFHTHDVRLLSMTDQDVSMNFLPLTHVFEKAWVYLCISKGVQTCINLRPADIQMTIKEIRPTLMCSVPRFWEKVYAGVQEKIAETTGMKKALMLNAIKVGKTHNIDYLRQGKTPPLILQLKYKLYEKTIYLLLKKTIGIENGNFFPTAGAAISDEICEFIHSVGIDMLTGYGLTESTATVACTWKTGYEIGSVGQVMPGLELKIGENNEILLRGKTITKGYYKKSEATAATIDAEGWFHTGDAGYLKDGLLYLTERIKDLFKTSNGKYIAPQALETKLVVDRFIDQIAIIADQRKFVSALIIPVYDFVKEYAKEKGVEYKNMTDLLQHPKIMALFRARIDTLQQQFAHYEQIKRFTLLPEPFSMERGELTNTLKLRRAVVALNYKEVIDAMYQE; via the coding sequence ATGACTTATCATCATTTATCTGTCTTGGTTCATCGTCAGGCCGAAAAGTATGGCGAAAAAATAGCCTTAAAATATCGTGACTATGAGAAAGCCCAATGGATTTCCGTTAGTTGGAAACAGTTTTCTGATACGATAAAACAAGCGGCAGATGCGCTTGTTGCTCTCGGAGTTGAGGAAGAAGAAAACATTGGCATTTTTTCTCAAAATAAGCCGGAATGTTTATATGGAGATTTCTCCGCTTTTGCCAATAGGGCTGTAACTGTTCCGCTTTATGCAACAAGTTCGCCTTCACAAGCTCAATACATTATTAATGATGCCCAGATACGTTTTCTGTTTGTTGGTGAACAGTTCCAATACGATACGGCATTTAGTGTTTTCGGTTTATGCCATTCACTTCAAAAACTAATTATTTTCGACTGTTCGGTAATAAAAAATCCTCGTGATATTTCCTCTATTTATTTTGATGAATTGTTGGAATTAGGTGCAGGATTAACTCATTATGCTGTTGTAAAGGAACGTACTGCGCGTGCTAATGGGAATGATTTGGCTAATATTCTTTATACCTCTGGAACTACCGGAGAACCCAAAGGGGTAATGTTACATCATTCTTGTTATCTGGAAGCTTTTCATACGCATGATGTCCGTTTATTGAGTATGACTGATCAAGATGTTTCAATGAATTTCTTACCTCTTACTCATGTGTTTGAGAAGGCATGGGTTTACCTTTGCATTAGCAAAGGCGTCCAGACCTGTATTAACTTACGTCCGGCTGATATTCAGATGACGATTAAAGAGATTCGTCCAACATTGATGTGTAGCGTACCTCGTTTCTGGGAGAAAGTCTATGCAGGAGTGCAAGAAAAAATAGCTGAGACCACCGGAATGAAAAAGGCGCTGATGCTGAATGCTATAAAAGTTGGTAAGACGCATAACATTGATTATCTGCGTCAAGGGAAAACCCCTCCTTTGATTCTTCAACTAAAATATAAATTATACGAGAAGACTATTTATTTGTTACTCAAAAAAACAATAGGAATAGAAAATGGTAATTTCTTTCCAACGGCCGGTGCGGCAATTTCCGATGAAATCTGTGAATTTATACATTCTGTGGGTATAGATATGCTTACGGGTTATGGACTTACGGAATCTACTGCTACAGTGGCGTGTACCTGGAAAACAGGATATGAAATTGGTTCAGTAGGGCAAGTTATGCCGGGACTGGAATTGAAAATAGGGGAGAATAATGAAATTCTGCTTCGCGGTAAAACCATTACTAAAGGATATTATAAGAAGAGTGAGGCTACTGCAGCAACTATTGATGCTGAAGGCTGGTTTCATACGGGCGATGCCGGTTATTTGAAAGATGGGTTACTTTATCTCACGGAGAGAATAAAAGATTTATTTAAAACATCAAACGGTAAATATATTGCTCCGCAAGCTCTGGAAACAAAGCTTGTTGTAGACCGTTTTATCGATCAGATAGCAATTATTGCAGATCAACGCAAATTTGTTTCGGCTCTTATTATTCCGGTTTATGATTTCGTAAAAGAGTATGCTAAAGAAAAAGGGGTTGAATATAAAAACATGACCGATCTCCTCCAGCATCCTAAGATTATGGCACTTTTTCGGGCACGCATTGATACATTGCAGCAACAGTTTGCTCACTACGAACAGATAAAGCGATTTACTCTGCTACCCGAACCTTTTAGTATGGAGCGTGGAGAACTTACTAATACACTGAAGTTAAGGCGGGCAGTTGTTGCTCTGAATTATAAAGAAGTGATTGACGCCATGTATCAGGAATAA
- a CDS encoding M20 family metallo-hydrolase has product MINNNSEILIEAVSLLKSLIKIPSISREEEAATDFLQNYIEATGIATGRKGNNIWCLSPKFDLSKPTILLNSHIDTVKPVNGWRKDPFTPREENGKLYGLGSNDAGGSLVTMLQIFMQLCRKQQDYNLIFLASCEEEISGKGGIESVLSELPPISFAIVGEPTEMHPAIAEKGLMVLDITTTGRAGHAARNEGENAIYKALEDIAWFRDYHFEKESPLLGPVKMSVTQINAGTQHNVIPDCCTFVVDVRSNELYSNEELFAKISQHISSEAKARSFRLNSSLITEKHPFVQKAIKLGRVPFGSPTLSDQSLMPFPSLKMGPGRSARSHTADEYIMIKEMEEAIELYIKILDGLKMI; this is encoded by the coding sequence ATGATAAATAACAATTCTGAAATACTAATCGAAGCTGTTAGTTTACTAAAGTCACTGATCAAAATCCCCTCAATTAGTCGCGAAGAAGAGGCTGCTACCGATTTTTTGCAAAACTATATAGAAGCCACGGGTATAGCAACCGGACGTAAAGGAAACAACATCTGGTGCCTTAGCCCGAAATTTGACTTAAGTAAACCAACTATCCTACTCAACTCTCATATCGACACCGTAAAACCAGTTAACGGATGGCGTAAAGATCCCTTCACTCCACGTGAAGAAAACGGTAAATTGTATGGACTTGGCAGTAATGATGCCGGTGGAAGTTTAGTGACTATGCTACAGATATTCATGCAGCTATGCCGCAAGCAACAAGACTACAATCTGATTTTTCTGGCTTCTTGCGAAGAAGAAATATCAGGAAAAGGTGGCATAGAAAGTGTATTGTCCGAATTGCCCCCTATTTCTTTTGCCATCGTTGGCGAACCAACAGAAATGCATCCTGCCATAGCAGAAAAAGGATTAATGGTATTAGACATAACAACTACCGGCCGTGCCGGCCATGCCGCACGTAACGAGGGAGAAAATGCTATTTATAAAGCATTGGAAGATATCGCATGGTTTCGGGACTATCATTTTGAAAAAGAATCGCCTTTGCTTGGCCCTGTAAAAATGAGTGTAACCCAAATCAATGCCGGAACTCAGCATAATGTGATTCCCGATTGCTGCACCTTTGTAGTAGATGTCCGCAGCAACGAACTCTACTCAAACGAAGAACTCTTCGCAAAAATCAGTCAACACATATCCAGCGAAGCCAAAGCCCGTTCTTTCCGTTTAAACTCATCATTGATTACCGAAAAACATCCCTTTGTTCAGAAAGCAATCAAGCTAGGCAGAGTACCTTTCGGCTCTCCTACCCTTTCCGATCAATCACTAATGCCTTTCCCTTCTTTAAAGATGGGGCCCGGACGCTCTGCGCGCTCGCACACAGCGGATGAATACATCATGATAAAAGAAATGGAAGAAGCGATAGAACTTTATATAAAAATATTAGACGGACTAAAGATGATATAG
- a CDS encoding aldose epimerase family protein, with amino-acid sequence MKKLLMWTLSALFVASCAETEKTVTDSGLLKSNFQTEVNGKRTDLYVLRNKNKMEVCVTNFGGRIVSVMVPDKSGVMKDVVLGFDSVQDYINKPSDFGASIGRYANRINQGKFVLDNVAYQLPRNNYGHCLHGGPKGFQYQVYDAKQINPQELELTYVSKDGEEGFPGNITCKVIMKLTDDNAIDIRYEAETDKPTIVNMTNHSYFNLDGDAGSNADHLLMVNADSYTPVDSTFMTTGEIVPVEGTPMDFRTPTPIGKRIDNYEFVQLKNGNGYDHNWVLNTKGDITRKCASLESTKTGIVLDVYTNEPGIQVYTGNFLDGSLTGKKGIVYNKRASVCLETQKYPDTPNKPEWPSAVLRPGEKYNSHCIFKFSVNK; translated from the coding sequence ATGAAGAAATTATTAATGTGGACACTGAGCGCTCTCTTCGTTGCTAGTTGTGCGGAGACAGAAAAAACAGTCACTGATTCTGGCTTGTTGAAGAGTAACTTCCAAACGGAAGTAAATGGTAAAAGAACAGATTTGTACGTGCTTCGTAATAAAAACAAAATGGAAGTTTGCGTAACTAATTTCGGGGGACGTATTGTTTCTGTAATGGTGCCCGATAAAAGCGGAGTAATGAAAGACGTTGTTCTTGGATTTGATTCCGTACAGGATTATATTAATAAGCCGTCAGATTTCGGTGCCAGTATTGGACGTTATGCCAACCGTATTAATCAAGGAAAATTTGTACTTGATAACGTAGCATATCAGTTGCCACGAAATAATTATGGTCATTGCCTGCATGGTGGGCCGAAAGGTTTTCAATATCAGGTGTATGACGCCAAACAGATTAATCCTCAGGAATTGGAACTTACTTATGTGTCGAAAGACGGTGAGGAAGGTTTTCCGGGTAATATAACCTGTAAAGTGATTATGAAATTGACAGATGATAATGCGATTGATATTCGGTACGAAGCTGAAACTGATAAACCTACCATTGTCAACATGACAAACCATTCATATTTTAATCTTGATGGAGATGCTGGCAGTAATGCCGATCATTTGCTGATGGTGAATGCCGACTCATATACTCCTGTTGATAGTACTTTTATGACCACGGGTGAGATTGTACCGGTAGAGGGTACACCAATGGACTTCCGTACTCCTACGCCGATTGGTAAACGCATTGATAACTATGAGTTTGTACAGCTTAAAAACGGGAATGGATATGATCATAACTGGGTGCTCAATACTAAGGGCGACATCACTCGTAAATGTGCTTCTTTAGAATCTACCAAAACAGGTATTGTACTTGATGTTTATACCAATGAACCTGGAATACAGGTGTATACGGGTAACTTTTTAGATGGTTCGTTGACCGGTAAGAAAGGCATTGTATATAATAAGCGAGCTTCTGTTTGTCTTGAGACACAAAAATATCCAGATACTCCGAACAAACCGGAGTGGCCTTCGGCTGTATTACGTCCTGGCGAGAAATATAATAGCCATTGTATCTTTAAGTTTTCTGTAAACAAATAA
- a CDS encoding glycoside hydrolase family 125 protein produces MSQNKTNKLFGYCFATAALLCSSSSAFASEGFMPEYTCVTDAIRKDNRPEVTKRLFRSQAVEDEIVRVQKMLKNAKLAWMFTNCFPNTLDTTVHFRIGKDGKPDTFVYTGDIHAMWLRDSGAQVWPYVQFANKDKELKKMLVGVISRQLKCINIDSYANAFNDGPVGGDWMSDLTDMKPELHERKWEIDSLCYPIRLAYQYWKVTGDVSIFNDEWVQAIRNILRTFREQQRKEGNGTYKFQRKTERALDTMTNDGWGNPVKPVGLIASAFRPSDDATTFQFLIPSNFFAVSSLRKAAEILEAVNKETSLVDECKALADEVQVALKEYAVYNHPKYGQIYAFEVDGFGNRLLMDDANIPSLLAMPYLGDIKADDPIYKNTRRFVWSEDNPYFFKGKAGEGIGGPHVGYDMIWPMSIMMKAFTSQDNDEIKSCIKMLMDTDADTGFMHESFYKDNPQKFTRAWFAWQNTLFGELILKLVNDGKIDLLNSIQ; encoded by the coding sequence ATGTCACAAAATAAAACAAATAAACTTTTTGGATATTGTTTTGCTACAGCGGCACTGCTATGCTCTTCTTCTTCTGCTTTTGCATCGGAAGGGTTCATGCCCGAATATACTTGTGTTACTGACGCTATTCGGAAGGATAACCGTCCTGAAGTTACTAAAAGATTATTCCGTTCGCAGGCGGTTGAGGACGAAATTGTTCGTGTGCAGAAAATGTTGAAGAATGCAAAGCTTGCCTGGATGTTTACTAATTGTTTCCCTAATACGCTGGACACTACAGTGCACTTTCGTATAGGTAAAGACGGTAAACCGGATACCTTTGTATATACAGGCGACATTCATGCTATGTGGCTTCGCGATTCCGGTGCTCAGGTTTGGCCATATGTACAGTTTGCTAACAAAGATAAGGAATTGAAGAAAATGCTTGTCGGCGTTATTAGCCGTCAGCTTAAATGCATTAATATTGATTCTTATGCTAACGCTTTTAATGATGGACCTGTAGGAGGGGATTGGATGAGCGACCTTACGGATATGAAGCCCGAATTGCATGAACGTAAATGGGAAATTGATTCATTGTGTTATCCCATTCGTTTAGCATATCAGTATTGGAAAGTAACAGGAGATGTCAGTATCTTCAATGATGAATGGGTTCAAGCTATCAGGAATATTCTTCGTACTTTCAGAGAGCAACAGCGTAAAGAAGGAAATGGGACATACAAATTCCAACGTAAAACGGAACGTGCACTCGATACCATGACAAATGACGGCTGGGGTAATCCAGTTAAACCGGTAGGTTTGATTGCTTCTGCATTCCGTCCTTCGGATGATGCGACGACTTTTCAATTTCTGATTCCTTCTAACTTCTTTGCGGTATCTTCATTGCGTAAAGCTGCAGAAATTCTGGAGGCAGTTAATAAAGAAACTTCATTAGTCGATGAATGTAAGGCATTGGCTGATGAGGTACAAGTTGCACTGAAGGAGTACGCTGTCTATAATCATCCGAAATATGGGCAGATATATGCTTTTGAAGTAGATGGCTTTGGTAATCGTTTGCTTATGGATGATGCTAATATTCCGAGCCTATTAGCAATGCCTTATTTGGGAGACATCAAAGCTGATGATCCTATTTATAAGAATACACGTCGCTTTGTGTGGAGTGAAGATAATCCTTATTTCTTCAAAGGAAAAGCTGGAGAAGGTATTGGTGGTCCTCATGTTGGTTATGACATGATATGGCCTATGAGCATTATGATGAAGGCTTTTACCAGCCAAGATAACGATGAAATAAAATCGTGCATCAAGATGTTAATGGATACGGACGCCGATACCGGATTTATGCATGAATCGTTTTACAAAGATAATCCGCAGAAATTTACGCGTGCTTGGTTTGCCTGGCAAAATACGTTGTTTGGAGAATTGATTTTGAAACTTGTAAATGATGGAAAGATTGATCTACTGAATAGTATACAATAG
- a CDS encoding GH92 family glycosyl hydrolase has translation MKKIALLLICLLTGWGVGAKNVISPVDYVNPLIGSQSKHSLSTGNTYPAIALPWGMNFWVSQTGKMGDGWLYTYDADKIRGFKQTHQPSPWINDYGQFAIMPITGKVVFDQDQRASWFSHKAEIVKPYYYKTYLADFDVTAEMAPTERAVAFRFTFPKSENSYVVIDAFDGGAYIKIIPEENKIIGYTTKNSGGVPQNFKNYFVLIFDKPFTYNATVSNGKILENSVEVKENHAGGIIGFVTRKGEEVNVRVASSFISLEQAELNLKELGKSSIDEVAAKGRQKWNNVLGRIEVEDNDVDHLRTFYSCLYRSVLFPRSFYEFDANGNAIHYSPYNGKVLPGYMFTDTGFWDTFRCLFPFLNLMYPSMNAKMQEGLVNAYKESGFLPEWASPGHRGCMVGNNSASIVADAYLKGLRGYDIETLWKALKHGANSVHPQVASTGRLGFEYYNKLGYVPYNVGINENAARTLEYAFDDWSIYQLGCALHKPKKEIAIYAKRAMNYKNLFDPEHKLMRGKNENGVFQSPFNPLKWGDAFTEGNSWHYTWSVFHDPQGLIDLMGGKDSFNQMMDSVFILPPVFDDSYYGGVIHEIREMQIMNMGQYAHGNQPIQHMLYLYNYSGQPWKTQYWIREVMDKLYTSAPDGYCGDEDNGQTSAWYVFSAMGFYPVCPGANQYVLGTPYFHEMKLHLENGKTVTIDASDNSKENRYISAMTLNGKDYTKNYLTHQDLMDGATISFKMGAKPNMQRGIDELDFPYSFSKELKK, from the coding sequence ATGAAGAAAATAGCATTATTATTAATTTGCCTGCTAACTGGATGGGGTGTCGGAGCTAAAAATGTAATCAGTCCGGTGGATTATGTCAATCCGTTGATTGGTTCGCAATCCAAGCATTCCTTATCAACGGGAAACACATATCCGGCCATTGCACTTCCTTGGGGTATGAACTTTTGGGTATCACAAACGGGTAAGATGGGCGACGGATGGTTATATACCTATGATGCTGATAAAATCAGAGGTTTTAAACAAACCCACCAGCCAAGTCCCTGGATTAATGACTATGGTCAGTTTGCCATTATGCCAATTACAGGGAAAGTAGTATTCGATCAGGATCAGCGTGCCAGCTGGTTCTCGCACAAGGCTGAGATAGTAAAGCCCTATTATTATAAAACTTATCTTGCAGATTTTGATGTGACTGCCGAGATGGCTCCTACTGAGAGAGCTGTTGCCTTTCGCTTTACTTTCCCAAAAAGCGAAAATTCGTATGTGGTGATAGATGCTTTTGACGGGGGGGCGTATATAAAGATCATTCCTGAAGAAAATAAAATTATTGGTTACACTACTAAAAACAGTGGTGGTGTGCCCCAGAATTTTAAGAATTACTTTGTGCTGATATTCGATAAACCTTTTACCTATAATGCAACGGTAAGCAATGGGAAGATCTTGGAAAACAGTGTTGAGGTAAAAGAAAATCATGCAGGAGGTATCATTGGTTTTGTTACTCGTAAGGGAGAAGAGGTAAATGTACGTGTGGCTTCTTCTTTTATCAGCCTCGAACAAGCTGAACTGAATCTGAAAGAGTTAGGCAAGAGTAGTATAGACGAAGTTGCTGCTAAAGGGCGTCAGAAATGGAATAATGTTCTTGGTCGTATTGAAGTGGAAGATAATGATGTTGATCATCTTCGTACTTTTTATTCTTGTCTGTATCGCTCGGTACTCTTTCCGAGAAGTTTCTATGAATTTGATGCTAATGGTAATGCAATACATTACAGTCCCTATAACGGAAAAGTATTGCCGGGGTATATGTTTACTGATACCGGTTTTTGGGATACTTTCCGTTGTTTGTTTCCTTTCCTGAACCTTATGTATCCTTCAATGAATGCAAAGATGCAGGAAGGGTTAGTAAACGCCTATAAGGAAAGTGGATTTCTTCCCGAATGGGCAAGTCCTGGGCACAGAGGATGCATGGTGGGTAATAACTCTGCTTCTATTGTAGCCGATGCTTACTTGAAAGGTTTAAGAGGATACGATATTGAAACGCTTTGGAAAGCCCTTAAACATGGAGCAAATAGCGTACATCCTCAAGTCGCTTCAACAGGTAGACTTGGATTTGAATATTATAATAAACTGGGATATGTGCCTTATAATGTAGGTATTAATGAAAATGCTGCCCGCACGTTGGAATATGCATTTGATGATTGGTCTATTTATCAATTGGGATGTGCACTGCACAAACCGAAAAAAGAGATTGCTATATACGCTAAACGGGCTATGAACTATAAAAATCTGTTTGACCCTGAGCATAAACTGATGCGTGGAAAGAATGAAAATGGTGTGTTTCAGTCACCATTTAACCCGTTGAAATGGGGTGATGCTTTTACGGAAGGTAACAGCTGGCATTACACTTGGTCTGTTTTTCATGATCCTCAGGGGTTGATAGATTTGATGGGTGGAAAAGATTCCTTTAATCAAATGATGGATTCTGTCTTTATTTTACCTCCTGTATTTGATGATAGCTATTATGGGGGAGTAATTCATGAAATACGTGAAATGCAGATTATGAATATGGGGCAATATGCACATGGTAATCAGCCGATACAGCACATGCTTTATTTATATAACTATTCGGGACAACCCTGGAAGACACAGTATTGGATTCGTGAGGTAATGGATAAACTTTATACGTCTGCTCCTGATGGCTATTGTGGCGACGAAGATAATGGTCAGACTTCTGCCTGGTATGTATTTTCTGCTATGGGCTTTTATCCCGTATGTCCCGGGGCAAATCAATATGTACTTGGTACTCCGTATTTCCATGAAATGAAACTGCATCTGGAAAATGGTAAGACTGTAACGATCGATGCATCGGATAATAGCAAAGAGAATCGCTATATTTCAGCTATGACTCTGAACGGCAAGGACTATACTAAGAATTATCTGACTCATCAAGATTTGATGGATGGTGCTACTATTTCTTTTAAGATGGGTGCTAAGCCCAATATGCAACGTGGTATCGATGAATTGGATTTTCCTTATTCCTTTTCAAAAGAGCTAAAAAAATAA